Proteins from one Roseovarius nanhaiticus genomic window:
- a CDS encoding ferritin-like domain-containing protein has translation MAMNSLKDIYLDQLQDIWSANTQSLPVVTELGRAAQDEELSEALIAGGNGIADGIAEIEKLCNEHGIKPSAEHCKGMEGLVKEARAHGLSNEIADADVRDAAIIPQYQRMVHYALAGYGTLAAFANRLGLDSDAAVLKKCLDQTYDGDRRMTEIAMKGGVNKEATS, from the coding sequence ATGGCCATGAACTCGCTCAAGGACATTTACCTCGACCAATTGCAAGACATCTGGAGCGCTAACACTCAATCCCTGCCCGTCGTGACCGAACTGGGTCGCGCCGCCCAGGACGAAGAGCTGTCCGAGGCTCTGATCGCCGGCGGCAACGGTATTGCCGACGGGATCGCCGAGATAGAAAAGCTCTGCAATGAGCACGGCATCAAACCCAGCGCCGAGCATTGCAAAGGCATGGAAGGCCTTGTGAAAGAAGCGCGCGCACACGGATTGTCCAACGAGATCGCGGACGCTGACGTGCGCGACGCCGCCATAATCCCGCAATACCAGCGCATGGTGCATTACGCATTGGCTGGCTATGGCACTTTGGCCGCCTTCGCCAACCGCCTTGGCTTGGACAGCGACGCGGCGGTTCTGAAGAAGTGCCTGGATCAAACCTATGACGGCGACCGCCGCATGACCGAGATTGCCATGAAG
- a CDS encoding c-type cytochrome: MAAGLTFAAGIAGADPAHDLFTGQNTTAADGRIARFACHKCHGRDGTGGIEGNVPEIAGSALLKPTELRSAYTLEQFRDALTSGTNPDGRSLSRIMPRYDLSGAELKSLWRYLKDLPNQQAKGIAPDNVRFGVVSDPAFPALSARYLYAFKNEVARLLPSGAVYGRKIEVVALDDPLGQADMVIAALAMPPHQDDLTDQLVATGLPVIFALNAIGGREDASIQRSFLPTERDIDGAIAAHLATTTAQRIGISAEPDRVETLSFLIRLAVPEAVVGPVDHFVANQQKPDAVIDLAGHVPAELPDPVILYRLASKAHATPHAERSFLIIEAPHLIELALDEDLHPLEAHATLSARVLAKLLRQAGRDLSRSRLLSALKDTSLGPENLDYARLPLNGSNDVAIVEYLHPEN, translated from the coding sequence TTGGCGGCCGGTCTGACGTTCGCCGCAGGTATTGCGGGGGCTGATCCGGCACATGACCTGTTCACCGGGCAGAACACGACGGCAGCAGACGGGCGGATTGCGCGTTTTGCCTGCCACAAATGTCACGGGCGCGATGGGACCGGCGGCATCGAAGGGAACGTGCCCGAGATCGCAGGCTCTGCTTTGCTCAAGCCAACCGAATTGCGATCGGCCTACACTCTTGAGCAATTTCGCGATGCCCTGACATCTGGCACCAACCCTGACGGTCGCAGCCTGAGCCGGATCATGCCGCGCTACGATCTGTCTGGGGCCGAACTGAAGTCATTGTGGCGTTACCTGAAGGACCTCCCAAACCAGCAGGCAAAGGGAATCGCGCCAGACAATGTCCGGTTTGGCGTTGTGAGTGATCCCGCATTCCCCGCGCTGAGTGCCCGATATCTCTACGCTTTCAAAAATGAAGTCGCGCGACTCCTGCCCTCAGGCGCTGTCTACGGACGCAAGATCGAGGTGGTGGCGCTCGATGATCCCCTCGGGCAGGCAGACATGGTGATCGCTGCACTTGCCATGCCGCCGCATCAGGATGACCTGACCGATCAGCTGGTCGCGACGGGTTTGCCGGTTATCTTCGCCTTGAACGCAATCGGTGGGCGCGAAGACGCCTCGATCCAAAGAAGTTTTCTCCCGACCGAACGTGATATCGATGGCGCCATCGCTGCACATCTTGCGACGACGACGGCGCAGCGGATTGGCATCTCCGCAGAACCGGACCGGGTCGAAACACTGTCGTTCCTGATCCGTCTGGCAGTGCCGGAAGCTGTGGTTGGACCGGTAGATCACTTCGTCGCAAACCAGCAAAAACCGGATGCGGTCATTGACCTCGCCGGCCATGTGCCAGCAGAACTGCCCGATCCTGTCATTCTGTACCGTTTGGCATCAAAGGCGCACGCGACACCTCATGCAGAACGCAGTTTTCTGATAATCGAAGCGCCGCACCTCATTGAGTTGGCCCTCGACGAAGACCTGCACCCGCTGGAAGCGCACGCGACATTGTCGGCCCGTGTGCTTGCCAAACTATTAAGGCAAGCCGGTCGCGATCTGTCCCGCAGCCGGCTGTTGTCAGCCTTGAAGGATACGAGTCTTGGCCCTGAAAATCTTGATTACGCGCGTCTGCCCTTGAACGGCTCGAACGATGTAGCGATCGTGGAATACCTGCACCCGGAAAACTGA
- a CDS encoding SCO family protein: MIRISGLVMIGALTVCAAASAAQDSAAFVQGQISLPQMTLVDHHARPHALRGELDSGALLVMTFSYTLCGSICPIGNDIMAQLDDEVGTVGGRDVRLLSVTIDPQNDTPAMMAEAAQKFGASDRWLWLTGHPGDIRRLLQSVGAPVHNLELHDPVFLVGDGQTGEFFRTQTMPSVDELLSMLNAISS, translated from the coding sequence ATGATACGCATTTCAGGACTTGTCATGATCGGTGCTCTGACGGTCTGTGCGGCTGCGTCCGCCGCGCAGGATAGCGCGGCATTTGTGCAGGGTCAGATCAGCCTTCCTCAAATGACATTGGTCGACCACCACGCGAGGCCGCATGCGCTGCGCGGCGAGCTGGACAGTGGCGCATTGCTGGTCATGACGTTCAGCTACACGCTCTGCGGGTCGATCTGCCCGATTGGCAACGATATCATGGCCCAGTTGGACGACGAAGTCGGCACGGTCGGTGGCCGGGATGTACGCTTGCTCTCGGTCACGATTGATCCTCAAAATGACACTCCTGCCATGATGGCCGAAGCGGCGCAGAAATTTGGCGCAAGCGATCGCTGGCTATGGCTGACGGGTCATCCGGGTGACATCCGCCGCTTGCTGCAATCCGTTGGCGCACCGGTACACAATCTTGAACTGCATGATCCGGTGTTTCTGGTCGGCGATGGGCAGACTGGCGAATTTTTCCGCACGCAGACCATGCCGTCCGTCGATGAATTGCTGTCGATGCTGAACGCCATATCGAGTTGA